Proteins from a genomic interval of Quercus lobata isolate SW786 chromosome 11, ValleyOak3.0 Primary Assembly, whole genome shotgun sequence:
- the LOC115969594 gene encoding NEDD8-conjugating enzyme Ubc12, whose translation MIKLFKVKEKQRELAENANGKTPVKKQSAGELRLHKDISELNLPKSCVISFPNGKDDLMNFEVTIRPDDGYYLGGTFLFSFNVSPIYPHEAPKVKCKTKVYHPNIDLEGNVCLNILREDWKPVLNINTIIYGLFHLFTEPNYEDPLNHDAAAVLRDNPKLFESNVRRAMAGGYVGQTLFPRCL comes from the exons ATGATTAAGCTATTTAAAGTGAAGGAAAAGCAAAGGGAACTCGCAGAAAATGCTAATGGAAAGACACCCGTCAAGAAGCAAAGTGCAGGGGAATTACGTCTTCACAAAG ATATCAGTGAATTGAACCTACCAAAATCTTGTGTCATATCTTTTCCCAATGGCAAGGATGACTTGATGAACTTTGAGGTTACCATTCGGCCTGACGACGGATATTATCT AGGTGGTacatttttgttctcttttaaCGTTTCTCCTATTTACCCTCATGAGGCACCGAAGGTCAAGTGCAAGACAAAG GTGTACCATCCTAATATCGACTTGGAAGGAAATGTCTGCCTTAACATTCTAAGAGAAGACTGGAAACCTGTTTTAAATATAAACACTATAATTTACGGGCTATTTCATCTTTTCACG GAACCCAATTATGAAGATCCCCTCAATCATGATGCAGCTGCAGTTTTAAGAGACAACCCAAAATTGTTTGAATCCAATGTCCGAAGGGCAATGGCTGGTGGGTATGTAGGACAAACCCTCTTCCCACGCTGCCTTTAG
- the LOC115969466 gene encoding probable NAD(P)H dehydrogenase (quinone) FQR1-like 2: protein MGKGGGCVPSKQRAPKGVSDKDPPTPNPERNSTVIISGQSQTQSINTTTTTQVQDGLQFPKKLKIFIVFYSTYGHVEILAKRMKKGVDSIEGVEGFLYRVPETLAPDILEQMRVPPKDNEVPLISVEELVEADGFLFGFPTRYGCMAAQMKAFFDSTGRLWEQQRLAGVPAGFFVSTGTQGGGQETTAWTAITQLAHHGMLYVPIGYTFGAGMFKMDSIRGGSPYGAGVFSGDGTREPSDTELALAEHQGKYMAGIVKRFAKVS, encoded by the exons ATGGGTAAAGGAGGTGGGTGTGTACCAAGCAAGCAAAGAGCACCAAAAGGTGTTTCTGATAAAGATCCTCCGACTCCAAACCCAGAAAGGAACAGTACTGTTATAATTTCTGGGCAAAGCCAAACCCAAAGCAttaatacaacaacaacaacgcaAGTTCAAGATGGGCTACAATTTCCCAAGAAGCTCAAGATTTTCATAGTGTTTTACTCAACGTACGGCCATGTGGAGATTTTAGCTAAGAGAATGAAGAAAGGGGTTGATTCAATTGAAGGTGTTGAAGGGTTTCTTTATAGAGTCCCAGAGACTTTGGCTCCGGATATCTTGGAGCAAATGAGGGTGCCTCCGAAGGACAATGAGGTTCCCCTGATATCTGTGGAGGAGTTGGTTGAGGCTGATGGGTTTCTTTTTGGGTTTCCAACGAGGTATGGGTGCATGGCGGCGCAGATGAAGGCGTTTTTTGACTCGACAGGGCGGCTGTGGGAGCAGCAGAGGCTGGCGGGCGTGCCTGCTGGGTTCTTTGTTAGCACAGGCACACAGGGAGGAGGGCAGGAGACCACGGC TTGGACAGCAATCACTCAATTAGCCCATCATGGGATGCTTTATGTACCTATTGGGTACACTTTTGGTGCTGGAATGTTCAAAATGGACTCCATCAGAGGCGGATCTCCATATGGTGCAGGAGTATTTTCTGGTGATGGCACTAGGGAACCAAGTGATACTGAGCTTGCTCTTGCAGAGCATCAGGGCAAGTACATGGCTGGTATAGTCAAGAGGTTTGCCAAAGTTTCTTAA
- the LOC115969011 gene encoding deSI-like protein At4g17486: MKSGPKNGWNSIMPLCFRGKSAKRFCMFQKVKSAGYSPGNTPVYLNVYDLTPINGYVYWAGLGIFHSGVEVHGVEYAFGAHDYPTSGVFEVEPRQCPGFKFRKSIFMGTTSLDPIEVREFMERQSANYNGDTYHLIAKNCNHFCDDICYKLTGNPMPKWVNRLARIGSLCNCILPEALKATTVCHDPDFQGYENEKKKLRSAFSCLSSISMHQREVSMSSLFLHSHYKGCLPPWELKRSKTGSLKER; the protein is encoded by the exons ATGAAATCTGGACCAAAGAATGGCTGGAACTCTATTATGCCTCTTTGTTTCAGAGGCAAATCTGCCAAACGTTTCTGCATGTTCCAGAAAGTTAAGTCAGCAGGATATAGTCCAGGCAACACACCCGTCTatctaaatgtatatgattTGACACCCATAAATGGATATGTCTATTGGGCAGGCCTCGGTATCTTTCACTCTGGGGTGGAAG TTCATGGTGTTGAATATGCCTTTGGAGCTCATGACTACCCAACGAGTGGTGTCTTTGAGGTTGAACCTCGACAGTGCCCTGGCTTCAAGTTTAGGAAGTCTATATTTATGGGGACGACAAGCTTGGATCCTATCGAGGTTAGAGAGTTCATGGAGCGCCAGTCAGCAAACTATAATGGTGATACCTATCACTTGATTGCTAAGAACTGCAATCATTTCTGTGATGATATTTGTTACAAGCTGACAGGGAACCCAATGCCAAAATGGGTGAATCGACTTGCAAGAATAG GTTCACTGTGCAACTGCATACTCCCTGAGGCCCTTAAAGCCACCACTGTATGCCACGACCCTGATTTCCAAGGATATGAGAACGAAAAGAAGAAACTGAGGAGTGCCTTTAGTTGTTTGTCATCAATCTCAATGCATCAGAGGGAAGTATCAATGTCATCGTTGTTTCTACATTCTCACTATAAAGGCTGTTTGCCACCATGGGAGTTGAAAAGGTCTAAAACTGGTTCGTTGAAGGAAAGGTGA